GCGTCCCCCGCTCACGGCACGCCCCCGGAGGGGGGCTGTGCCCGACGGCTCAGCTGCTGTCCCGGGAGCGCACGATGAGGTCTGCCAGCAGCCCCATCATCCCGATGAGCAGGCCCGTGACCAGGAGCAGGACCGTGTTGTCGGCCAGGGAGAACAGCGCGCGGAACTGGTCGAACACCAGCTTGGCCGTGCCGACCGCCAGGAGCACGAGCGAGATGGGCAGCAGGATCCGCAGCGGGTCGAAGTACATGACCATCCGGAGGATCTGCAGGATGTACCGGTAGGCGTCGCGGACGAACCGGAACTTCGACACCCCGGCGCGCTTGGCGTAGCTGATCGGCTCGTAGCGGATGTCGTGCTGGTTGGACAGGAACGAGATCGTCAGCGTCGTCACGCACGAGAACCCGGGCGGCAGCAGGCGCAGGTACGGCAGCGACACGTCGCGGCGGAACGCCCGCAGGCCGGAGTTGAGGTCGGGGATCGTCTGGTGGGTGAGCACCTCGGCGAACTTGCGGATGACGAACTTGGCCGGCACCCGCAGCCACTTGTGGGTGCCCTCCTCCGTGGTCCGGGCCCCGACGACCTGGTCGTAGGCGTCGTCGTCCAGCAGCATCCGGACGAACTCCGGGATGCGCTCGTTGGGGTACGTCATGTCCGCGTCGGTCCACACGACGATGTCGCCGCGGGCCTCGCGCGTGCCGATCCGCCGGGCGGTGCCGGAGCCACCGTTGCGCCGGAACGGCATGAGCCGCATCCGCGGGAACCGGGGCTGGGCGGCGGTGAGCACCGCGAGCGTCCCGTCGGTCGAGGCGTCGTCGATGACGAGCAGCTCGTAGGACATGCCGTCCGCGTCCATGGCCGCGGTGATCCGCTCGACCTCGGCCAGCACGTGCTCCTGCTCGTTGTAGCAGGGCAGGACCACCGTCGCGGTGAGCCGCGGGCCGGGGCTGGTGTCGCGGACGAGGACGCCGGGGGCGGCCACGACGGGGTGCACGACGCCCGGCTGCCCGGCGCCCGGCGGCGGGAAGCCCTCAGGGGCGGACGCGACGGCGGAGGTCACGGGGGACGGCTGGCGGGACGGGGGCCCCGGGAGCCCGTCGACGGTGGGCTCGGCGGTGCGGCGCAGATCGTCCATGGCCCGGACAGCGTATCCCCGGGACGCCGGTGTGCCGGGCAGCCGTGCCGTGCCACGGTGGGGGCGTGCGCCTGCCCACGAGCCCTTCCGGCGGTCCC
The nucleotide sequence above comes from Aquipuribacter hungaricus. Encoded proteins:
- a CDS encoding glycosyltransferase family 2 protein produces the protein MDDLRRTAEPTVDGLPGPPSRQPSPVTSAVASAPEGFPPPGAGQPGVVHPVVAAPGVLVRDTSPGPRLTATVVLPCYNEQEHVLAEVERITAAMDADGMSYELLVIDDASTDGTLAVLTAAQPRFPRMRLMPFRRNGGSGTARRIGTREARGDIVVWTDADMTYPNERIPEFVRMLLDDDAYDQVVGARTTEEGTHKWLRVPAKFVIRKFAEVLTHQTIPDLNSGLRAFRRDVSLPYLRLLPPGFSCVTTLTISFLSNQHDIRYEPISYAKRAGVSKFRFVRDAYRYILQILRMVMYFDPLRILLPISLVLLAVGTAKLVFDQFRALFSLADNTVLLLVTGLLIGMMGLLADLIVRSRDSS